A window of Chloracidobacterium sp. N contains these coding sequences:
- a CDS encoding YIP1 family protein, with amino-acid sequence MQDANEHSPGAEAHPVPATVWQRLTGMFFTPGTVFAALRHQPDFLAPILVMALLTAGFSVFFTVWVKVDPKEVARRAIERQLESQGKRWSDLSDAEQRQFEQGIEFSAGLQRFAPLIGIGVSVLATLALAGVYYLGMLLARGQATFRQVLSVTAYATYATESVKYVLNILIILLRPPDAEQILKARGSFVISNPAPLLPESLPGWMLAAVSWVDVFSLWFIVLMAIGLAAVAYRKTPQQMAIIPGSLWLLGLLGSVVFALVTGGK; translated from the coding sequence ATGCAGGATGCCAATGAACACTCTCCCGGCGCAGAAGCGCACCCGGTTCCGGCAACCGTCTGGCAACGGCTGACGGGCATGTTTTTCACGCCTGGCACCGTGTTTGCGGCGCTGCGCCACCAACCTGACTTCCTGGCCCCGATACTGGTCATGGCGTTGCTGACAGCCGGGTTTTCGGTGTTTTTCACCGTCTGGGTCAAGGTTGATCCCAAAGAAGTTGCCCGCCGGGCCATTGAGCGCCAGCTCGAAAGTCAGGGCAAGCGGTGGAGTGATCTTTCCGATGCTGAACAGCGCCAGTTTGAACAGGGCATTGAATTCAGCGCCGGACTCCAGCGTTTTGCTCCGCTCATCGGGATTGGCGTTAGCGTCCTGGCGACCCTGGCGCTGGCGGGAGTGTACTACCTGGGCATGCTGCTTGCGCGCGGTCAGGCCACGTTCCGGCAGGTGCTCTCCGTCACCGCCTACGCGACCTATGCCACAGAGAGCGTCAAGTACGTGCTTAACATCCTCATCATCCTCCTGCGTCCGCCGGATGCTGAGCAGATTCTCAAGGCGCGGGGCAGTTTCGTCATCAGCAATCCGGCGCCGCTGCTTCCTGAATCCTTGCCGGGCTGGATGCTCGCGGCAGTGAGTTGGGTGGATGTTTTCTCCCTGTGGTTCATTGTGCTGATGGCCATCGGGTTGGCGGCAGTGGCCTACCGGAAGACACCCCAGCAGATGGCCATCATTCCCGGCAGTTTGTGGCTGCTGGGGCTGCTGGGTTCGGTGGTGTTCGCACTGGTGACTGGCGGGAAGTGA
- a CDS encoding deoxyribodipyrimidine photo-lyase yields MTKRILCWFRRDLRLDDNTALLAAYAAAEEVVPVFIFDDAILSRPDTGAVRVAFLLESLRNLDENLRARGSRLLLRRGRPEHVLAQLVTETAASAVYFNRDVEPFALVRDARVRAHLEGRCAVEGFDDGGLTAPEAVRTKAGTPYTVFTPYKQAVLAQAVPRPRPAPAALRTPADVPGDPWPSLTDLGFTTSVSLPPGGETPAQARLHDFIQNGLARYATERDVLSAEGTSRLSPYLRFGCLSPRRAYWAAREAVPEGSPGVESWIAELIWRDFYRQILFHFPHVESGAFRRAYDDLAWENNASWFDLWCQGKTGFPIVDAAMRQLLTTGWMHNRARMIVASFLTKDLLIDWRWGERHFMKHLVDGDLAANNGGWQWAASTGTDAQPYFRIFNPTAQGKKFDPTGSYVRRYVPELRAVPDRWIHEPAQMPVEVQRAFRCVIGVDYPAPLVDHGRQRVKALTMFGRFASPEKRPGR; encoded by the coding sequence ATGACCAAACGCATTCTCTGTTGGTTTCGGCGCGACCTGCGCCTGGACGATAACACGGCTTTGCTGGCGGCTTACGCTGCGGCGGAAGAAGTTGTTCCGGTGTTCATTTTTGACGACGCCATCCTGTCCCGTCCTGACACTGGCGCCGTGCGCGTGGCGTTTTTGCTGGAAAGCCTCCGCAACCTGGACGAAAACCTGCGCGCGCGCGGCAGCCGATTGCTTCTCCGCCGTGGCCGGCCGGAGCATGTGCTGGCGCAGCTCGTCACGGAAACGGCCGCCAGCGCCGTTTATTTCAACCGCGATGTGGAACCGTTCGCCTTGGTGCGGGATGCCCGTGTGCGGGCGCATCTGGAAGGACGGTGCGCCGTCGAAGGCTTCGACGATGGCGGACTCACCGCACCGGAAGCCGTCAGAACCAAGGCCGGAACGCCCTACACAGTTTTTACGCCTTACAAACAAGCTGTTCTGGCACAGGCTGTTCCGCGTCCCCGCCCGGCGCCGGCGGCGCTCAGGACGCCGGCCGATGTGCCGGGCGACCCATGGCCATCGCTGACAGACCTCGGTTTTACCACTTCGGTCAGTTTGCCGCCGGGTGGAGAAACCCCGGCTCAGGCACGGTTGCACGACTTCATACAAAACGGACTGGCTCGCTATGCCACCGAACGCGATGTTCTTTCCGCTGAGGGCACATCCCGGCTGTCGCCCTATCTGCGGTTTGGCTGTCTGTCACCACGCCGCGCCTACTGGGCGGCGCGGGAAGCTGTCCCGGAAGGCTCGCCCGGCGTGGAAAGCTGGATTGCCGAACTCATCTGGCGCGACTTTTACCGCCAGATTCTGTTCCATTTCCCCCATGTCGAAAGCGGCGCATTCCGGCGCGCCTACGATGACCTGGCCTGGGAAAACAATGCGTCCTGGTTTGACCTCTGGTGTCAGGGAAAGACCGGTTTTCCAATCGTGGATGCCGCCATGCGCCAACTGCTCACGACCGGCTGGATGCACAATCGGGCGCGCATGATTGTGGCGTCCTTTCTGACCAAAGACCTGCTCATTGACTGGCGATGGGGCGAGCGGCACTTTATGAAACATCTCGTGGATGGCGATCTGGCGGCCAACAACGGCGGCTGGCAGTGGGCGGCTTCGACGGGCACCGATGCCCAGCCGTACTTCCGCATTTTCAATCCAACCGCCCAGGGGAAGAAATTTGACCCAACCGGGAGTTACGTCCGACGTTATGTACCGGAACTGCGCGCCGTGCCGGACCGCTGGATTCACGAGCCAGCCCAGATGCCTGTGGAGGTGCAGCGGGCTTTTCGCTGTGTCATCGGCGTGGACTACCCGGCGCCGCTGGTTGACCACGGCCGCCAGCGTGTCAAGGCACTGACCATGTTCGGACGCTTCGCCAGCCCGGAAAAAAGGCCGGGCAGGTGA